A genomic stretch from Chloroflexota bacterium includes:
- a CDS encoding RNA polymerase sigma factor codes for MDRELVERAQQGDESAYAALAVRIGDRMYATAHHILRDTGRAEDAAQQAMIDIWRMLPQLKDPDRFQAWAYRIVVRAAYAEAGRQRLWGLRAAAVTPDRTFAPDHATLVADRDQLERGFQRLPIDHRAVVVLKHYAGLSNQEIAEALDIPVGTVRSRLHYSLKTLRAALEADARTTPEVGRR; via the coding sequence TTGGATCGCGAGCTGGTCGAGCGCGCGCAGCAGGGCGACGAGTCGGCCTACGCTGCGCTTGCGGTGAGGATCGGTGATCGCATGTACGCCACCGCCCATCACATCCTGCGCGACACCGGACGCGCCGAGGACGCCGCCCAGCAGGCCATGATCGATATCTGGCGGATGCTGCCCCAGCTCAAGGATCCAGACCGATTCCAGGCGTGGGCCTACCGCATCGTCGTCCGCGCTGCCTACGCCGAGGCAGGCCGTCAGCGCCTGTGGGGCCTGCGCGCGGCCGCCGTGACGCCGGACCGGACCTTCGCGCCCGACCACGCGACCCTCGTAGCGGACCGCGACCAGCTCGAGCGCGGATTCCAGCGACTGCCCATCGACCATCGGGCAGTGGTCGTTCTGAAGCACTACGCCGGCCTGTCGAACCAGGAGATTGCCGAAGCCCTCGACATCCCGGTGGGCACCGTGCGCTCACGGCTCCATTACTCCCTCAAAACCCTGCGCGCCGCACTTGAGGCCGATGCTCGGACGACGCCGGAAGTAGGCAGGCGATGA